From a single Okeanomitos corallinicola TIOX110 genomic region:
- a CDS encoding DUF4351 domain-containing protein yields MTRFIHDQFAKQYLTELLTPYGQVETSKDITAEVRQIDVLFIPSPQSENIERLGILGQMARNYAIFEPFRNAVTKSEIRSCMGKLFDIHAEIERQSNRNNTRINEAELPRLWIFSPTASEELLASFNTTVDEENWCQGIYFLGEGLKTVIIAIHQLPNTPETLFLRILGKGKVQRQAVEELEALSKDTPSLSHIIQLVNDLIAVLSARQRQTEDIDKDDQELIMKLSQMYQQQLEELKEQAIQEGRQEGRQEGRQEGRQEGEKSLIIRQLNRRIGEIELSLIQQIQSLSIEQLEELGEALLDFTAVTDLETWLQSIN; encoded by the coding sequence ATGACGCGCTTTATACACGATCAATTTGCTAAACAATATCTAACTGAACTATTAACACCCTATGGCCAAGTAGAAACCAGTAAAGATATCACCGCAGAAGTCAGACAAATAGACGTTTTATTTATTCCTTCACCCCAGTCAGAAAATATAGAAAGACTGGGAATTTTAGGACAAATGGCCAGGAATTATGCTATATTTGAGCCATTTCGTAATGCAGTTACCAAAAGTGAAATTCGCAGTTGTATGGGTAAGTTATTTGATATCCATGCAGAAATAGAACGTCAATCTAACCGCAATAATACCCGTATCAATGAAGCAGAATTACCGCGTTTGTGGATTTTTTCTCCTACTGCATCAGAAGAACTCTTAGCAAGTTTTAATACTACCGTTGATGAAGAAAACTGGTGTCAAGGGATTTATTTTTTGGGAGAAGGATTAAAAACCGTAATCATTGCCATTCATCAACTACCCAATACACCAGAAACTCTATTTCTGAGGATATTAGGTAAAGGAAAAGTTCAACGACAAGCAGTTGAAGAGTTGGAAGCACTATCTAAAGATACTCCCTCTCTTTCCCATATAATACAATTAGTAAATGACCTAATTGCTGTTTTATCGGCTCGTCAACGTCAAACAGAAGATATTGATAAAGATGATCAGGAGTTGATTATGAAGTTATCTCAAATGTATCAACAACAATTAGAAGAACTTAAAGAACAAGCAATACAAGAAGGACGACAAGAAGGACGACAAGAAGGACGACAAGAGGGACGACAAGAGGGAGAAAAAAGTCTAATTATCCGTCAACTAAATCGCCGAATTGGTGAGATTGAGTTATCATTAATTCAACAAATCCAATCATTATCAATTGAACAACTTGAGGAACTGGGAGAAGCTTTGTTAGATTTTACTGCTGTGACAGATTTAGAAACTTGGCTGCAATCTATCAACTAA
- a CDS encoding NAD(P)H-quinone oxidoreductase subunit O: protein MAVKKGTMVRAVREKLENSVEAKASDTRFPSYLFESQGEIVDIKGDYALVKFGKVPTPNIWLKLEQLEEFN, encoded by the coding sequence ATGGCAGTTAAAAAAGGTACTATGGTTCGCGCTGTCCGCGAGAAGTTGGAAAATAGTGTAGAAGCTAAAGCTAGTGATACTCGTTTTCCCTCCTATTTATTTGAGAGTCAAGGGGAAATTGTAGATATTAAAGGTGATTATGCTTTAGTTAAGTTCGGAAAAGTACCAACTCCCAACATTTGGTTAAAGTTAGAACAATTGGAAGAGTTTAACTAG
- the mdh gene encoding malate dehydrogenase produces the protein MSSSPVLCKSPRVTVVGAGRVGSTLAQRIAEKNLADVVLLDIVEGMPQGLALDLLEARGLELHNRQIIGTNNYADTANSNIVVITAGFPRKPGMTRDNLLKINAKIVVESAKNAIAHSPHAIFIVVTNPLDVMTYLTWQTTGLPRNKVMGMAGVLDSARFETFIALELGILPADVKAMVLGSHGDLMLPLTRYATVNGIPITELLDTETIEKLVERTRNGGAEIVELMHTGGAFFAPASATSLMIESILLNQSRLLPVAAYLQGEYGLNDLFIGVPCRLGYGGVEKIVEVTLNDQEKAALQISANSVSNNIKKAQEILNN, from the coding sequence ATGTCCTCTTCACCAGTTTTATGTAAATCTCCCCGTGTAACCGTTGTGGGTGCGGGTAGAGTTGGTAGTACCTTAGCCCAACGCATTGCAGAGAAAAATTTAGCTGATGTAGTATTATTAGATATTGTGGAAGGAATGCCCCAAGGTTTGGCTTTAGATTTGTTAGAAGCTAGGGGTTTAGAATTACATAATCGGCAAATTATTGGTACTAATAATTATGCAGATACAGCTAACTCAAATATTGTTGTGATTACTGCTGGGTTTCCTCGCAAACCGGGAATGACAAGAGATAATTTACTAAAAATTAATGCCAAAATAGTAGTAGAATCTGCTAAAAATGCGATCGCACATTCTCCCCATGCTATCTTTATAGTTGTCACAAATCCTTTAGATGTAATGACTTATTTAACCTGGCAAACTACAGGTTTACCAAGAAATAAAGTCATGGGAATGGCAGGAGTTTTAGACTCAGCTAGATTTGAAACTTTTATTGCTTTAGAATTAGGAATTTTACCCGCAGATGTGAAAGCAATGGTGTTAGGAAGTCACGGTGATTTAATGCTTCCCTTAACTCGTTATGCTACCGTTAATGGTATTCCCATCACAGAATTGTTAGATACAGAAACTATCGAAAAATTAGTAGAAAGAACTCGAAATGGTGGTGCAGAAATTGTGGAATTAATGCACACAGGTGGGGCGTTTTTCGCTCCTGCTTCTGCTACATCTTTGATGATAGAATCAATTTTGTTAAATCAGTCGCGGTTATTACCAGTTGCAGCTTATTTGCAAGGTGAATATGGTTTAAATGATCTATTTATTGGTGTTCCTTGTCGTTTGGGATATGGTGGTGTAGAAAAGATTGTAGAAGTAACTCTCAACGATCAAGAAAAAGCAGCTTTGCAAATATCTGCTAACTCTGTAAGTAATAATATCAAAAAAGCACAAGAAATTTTAAACAACTAG
- a CDS encoding metallophosphoesterase, which yields MISPPQLLTDPFLQLPSKSSIRVVWFTEFVGDQHLVVYGDKFNHSAIAKTTKLSHTREDQLSRVADQRENGKIYQQPIKRDIWRHEAEVTGLIANVRIPYYVTSIREDGEKVSSEVFTLAPSPKPGTPLKILLTSDHQLKPMTAANLQKVVETVGNVDGVWFAGDLVNVPDRASEWFDDNRGNALFPGLQGRAHYPMEHNGVKVTYTGSKIIQNAPMFTCIGNHEVMGRYERTENLDAEFNDTIPRAVAKSLYGEEFLKTNSFNTNTYEEIFTLPESKSGDKTYYAVTFGDVRLVVLYITNMWRHPQLESERKGRYIEPEKDLENPENWGYGQLIYEPVFKGSDQYNWLQQELASPEFKQAKYKVVMFHHPPHTLGDNIVPAYTNPVQVIKKDETGNIQSVNYEYPKNADYIIRDVIPLLENAQVQLVFYGHSHLWNRFVNDSGMHFLETSNVGNSYGAAWGERKRDIPANLPENDYTRIGDPNYLEPVIPTISPLLGADGKPLPYIASNDITVFSIFDTGTGTISSYRFDTRKPDSEVIKFDEFTMGNF from the coding sequence ATGATATCACCACCACAATTACTAACAGATCCGTTTTTACAATTACCATCAAAAAGTTCTATCCGGGTGGTTTGGTTTACTGAGTTTGTTGGTGATCAACATTTGGTTGTTTATGGTGATAAGTTTAATCATAGTGCGATCGCTAAAACTACTAAACTTAGTCACACTAGGGAAGATCAACTTTCAAGGGTAGCAGATCAAAGGGAAAACGGGAAAATTTATCAACAACCTATAAAGCGCGATATTTGGAGACATGAAGCTGAAGTTACGGGTTTAATTGCTAATGTCCGCATTCCCTATTATGTCACCAGTATTCGAGAAGATGGGGAAAAAGTGAGTAGTGAAGTTTTTACCCTCGCACCTTCTCCAAAACCAGGTACTCCTTTAAAAATTCTCCTCACTTCTGATCATCAATTAAAACCCATGACGGCCGCAAATTTACAAAAGGTGGTGGAAACTGTCGGAAATGTTGATGGAGTATGGTTTGCAGGAGATTTAGTTAATGTTCCAGATCGCGCTTCGGAATGGTTTGATGATAATCGCGGTAATGCTTTATTTCCAGGTTTGCAAGGCCGCGCTCATTATCCAATGGAACATAATGGGGTAAAAGTAACTTATACTGGCAGTAAAATTATTCAAAATGCACCTATGTTTACTTGTATTGGTAATCATGAAGTGATGGGAAGATATGAAAGAACTGAAAATTTAGATGCTGAATTTAATGATACTATTCCCCGTGCAGTGGCTAAAAGTTTGTATGGAGAAGAGTTTTTAAAAACTAATTCTTTTAATACTAATACCTACGAAGAAATTTTTACTTTACCTGAATCTAAATCAGGTGATAAAACCTATTATGCTGTAACTTTTGGTGATGTGCGTTTGGTAGTTTTGTATATCACGAATATGTGGAGACATCCTCAATTAGAATCTGAAAGAAAAGGTAGATATATAGAACCAGAAAAAGATTTAGAAAATCCTGAAAATTGGGGTTATGGACAATTAATTTATGAACCAGTTTTTAAAGGTAGTGATCAATATAATTGGTTACAACAAGAATTAGCAAGTCCTGAATTTAAACAAGCAAAATATAAGGTTGTCATGTTCCATCATCCCCCTCATACTTTGGGAGATAATATTGTTCCAGCTTACACTAACCCTGTCCAAGTTATCAAAAAAGATGAAACAGGAAATATCCAATCTGTCAATTATGAATATCCCAAAAATGCAGATTATATAATTCGTGACGTGATACCTTTATTAGAAAATGCTCAGGTACAGTTAGTATTTTATGGACATTCCCATTTATGGAATAGGTTTGTTAATGATAGCGGAATGCACTTTTTAGAAACTTCTAATGTAGGTAATTCCTATGGTGCAGCTTGGGGTGAAAGAAAACGAGATATTCCTGCAAATCTCCCAGAAAATGATTACACTAGAATTGGTGATCCTAATTATTTAGAACCTGTAATACCAACTATTTCACCATTGTTAGGTGCAGATGGTAAACCATTACCATATATTGCTAGTAATGATATTACAGTTTTTAGTATTTTTGATACGGGAACAGGTACTATTAGCAGTTATCGGTTTGATACGAGAAAACCTGATTCTGAAGTAATCAAATTTGATGAGTTTACAATGGGTAATTTCTAG
- a CDS encoding carbohydrate ABC transporter permease has product MNIQKSKTQTLIIYLVLTLIAILTLFPLLWLISTSLKSPTENLLQTPPQLLPTQPTLNNFSRVWESLPFGKYLYNSIIVSVLTVGLNLFFCSLAAYPLARLSFVGKNVIFIAIVSTIMIPFQIVMIPLYILTVNLGLTNSYLGMIFPSIASAFGIFLLRQAFMGVPKEIEEAARMDGSSELGLWWFIMLPAIKPALITLAIFVFIGAWSDFLWPLIVIQDESLYTLPLGVAKLAGTFSLDWRLVAAGSVISIAPVLILFLFVQRFIVPTDTGSGVKG; this is encoded by the coding sequence ATGAACATCCAAAAATCCAAAACACAAACATTAATCATTTACCTTGTTTTAACATTAATTGCAATCCTTACCCTTTTTCCTTTACTCTGGTTAATTAGTACATCCTTAAAATCTCCAACCGAGAATCTTTTACAAACACCACCCCAATTACTACCAACTCAACCAACTTTAAATAACTTCTCCCGTGTGTGGGAATCTTTACCCTTTGGCAAATATTTATATAACAGTATTATTGTTTCTGTATTAACTGTAGGATTGAATTTGTTCTTTTGTTCCTTAGCAGCTTATCCCTTAGCCAGATTATCATTTGTCGGTAAAAATGTAATATTTATAGCTATTGTTTCCACCATTATGATTCCCTTTCAAATTGTGATGATTCCTTTATATATTCTCACGGTTAATTTAGGGTTAACAAACAGTTATTTAGGAATGATCTTTCCTAGTATAGCTTCTGCTTTTGGGATTTTCTTATTAAGACAAGCCTTTATGGGAGTTCCCAAAGAAATAGAAGAAGCTGCGCGGATGGATGGCAGTTCTGAGTTAGGATTATGGTGGTTTATCATGTTACCAGCGATTAAACCAGCGTTGATAACTTTAGCAATTTTTGTGTTTATTGGTGCTTGGAGTGATTTTTTATGGCCGTTAATTGTCATCCAAGATGAAAGTTTATATACTTTACCTTTAGGAGTTGCTAAGTTAGCGGGTACTTTTTCCTTAGATTGGCGATTAGTAGCTGCTGGTTCGGTGATTTCAATTGCTCCAGTTTTGATATTATTTCTATTTGTGCAGAGGTTTATTGTTCCTACAGATACGGGGAGTGGTGTTAAGGGGTGA